The following are from one region of the Nostoc cf. commune SO-36 genome:
- a CDS encoding molybdopterin molybdotransferase MoeA, with amino-acid sequence MLSVSDAEAIILNLVQPLDHQRDTEIVDLFTADSRILATPVTSPLDFPHWDNSAMDGYAVRYEDVQHSSTEKPTVLEIVEDIPAGYQPKSTIQPGQAARIFTGAVIPAGADTVVMQEKTSRQENRVFILDTPKPQGFVRYKASFYQAGTQLLPAGIKLNASEIAVLAAAQCPQLSVYRRPRVAIFSTGDELMTIDQPLQPGQIVDSNLYALAALVRQSGAEPLILGIVKDDPVALEKAIAHAIAIADIVLSSGGVSVGDYDYVDKILESLKAKIHIQAVEMRPGKPLTVATFPSTDAIYPTEAMNRVSTNSPLYFGLPGNPAAVLVTFWRFVLPAIKKLSGIAEGWETVFLKVRSHDELRSDGKRETYLWGKLHLIDGVYEFHKASGSNSSGNLINLAQTNALAVLPMGKTLISPLEDVQVLQLSNG; translated from the coding sequence ATGTTATCAGTCAGCGATGCAGAAGCAATTATTTTAAATTTAGTACAACCGTTGGATCATCAACGGGATACAGAAATTGTCGATTTATTCACAGCAGATAGTCGGATTTTGGCAACGCCTGTAACTAGTCCCCTAGATTTTCCCCATTGGGATAATTCGGCAATGGATGGTTACGCAGTTCGGTACGAAGATGTACAGCACTCTAGCACTGAAAAACCAACCGTTTTAGAAATCGTTGAAGATATTCCGGCTGGGTATCAGCCCAAGTCTACGATTCAACCAGGGCAAGCAGCGCGGATTTTCACAGGTGCGGTGATCCCAGCAGGTGCGGATACTGTAGTCATGCAAGAGAAGACAAGTCGCCAGGAAAACCGCGTATTTATCTTGGATACGCCAAAACCGCAAGGATTTGTCAGATACAAAGCATCTTTTTATCAGGCTGGAACACAATTACTACCAGCAGGAATTAAGTTAAATGCCTCAGAAATTGCTGTATTAGCAGCAGCACAGTGTCCGCAATTAAGTGTTTACCGCCGTCCACGGGTGGCAATTTTTTCCACTGGTGATGAGTTGATGACAATTGATCAACCATTGCAACCAGGGCAAATTGTGGACTCTAATCTGTATGCGCTGGCAGCTTTAGTGAGACAAAGTGGCGCAGAACCATTAATTTTAGGTATTGTGAAAGATGATCCAGTTGCTCTGGAGAAAGCCATTGCCCACGCCATTGCGATCGCTGATATAGTTCTCTCTTCGGGTGGTGTCTCAGTGGGAGATTATGATTATGTTGACAAAATTCTAGAGTCACTAAAGGCAAAAATTCACATTCAGGCTGTGGAGATGAGGCCAGGAAAACCCCTCACCGTCGCCACCTTCCCCAGCACAGACGCGATTTATCCTACAGAGGCGATGAATCGCGTCTCTACAAACTCCCCACTTTATTTTGGTTTACCAGGGAACCCTGCTGCTGTATTGGTGACATTTTGGCGATTTGTGCTACCAGCAATCAAGAAACTTTCGGGAATTGCTGAAGGTTGGGAAACAGTATTTTTGAAAGTGCGATCGCATGATGAATTGCGATCGGATGGCAAGCGGGAAACTTACCTTTGGGGTAAGCTACATTTAATTGATGGTGTTTATGAATTTCACAAAGCTAGTGGCAGTAACAGTTCCGGCAATTTAATTAATTTAGCTCAAACCAATGCCTTAGCTGTTCTACCGATGGGTAAAACATTAATTTCGCCACTAGAAGATGTGCAAGTTTTGCAGCTTAGTAACGGGTAA
- a CDS encoding cysteine desulfurase-like protein produces the protein MFLNLEKVRQYFPALAGEWTFFDNAGGSQTLQKVVDRISEFLLSSNVQLGASYGVSQLAGERVALATRGMATFINANSYKEVVMGPSTTMMLKVLSICLGQTFTPGDEIIVTNCDHEANIGAWVALEKQGMKVKVWQVRSDTLELHLEDLEALMSKRTKLVALTHASNVLGTINPIKEIAAFVHDRNAMICVDGVAYAPHRLVDVQDLNVDFYALSCYKVYGPHHALLYGKEEHLFRLPGLNHYFIEQTDIPYKFQLGNVNFELSYGMLGLCDYLSELAQLHYGNETAPDLRSQMVQTFDLISRHEEHISDRLLNYLNSKSNVRIIGQSKADRQSRVPTISFVVDGVNSSTIPAKVDQHYIGIRYGDFYAKRLIDYLGLASQGGIVRVSMVHYNTLEEVNSLIEAFEQIF, from the coding sequence ATGTTTCTTAATCTTGAAAAAGTTCGTCAATATTTTCCCGCTTTAGCTGGTGAATGGACTTTTTTTGATAATGCTGGCGGGTCACAAACTTTACAAAAAGTAGTAGATAGAATTAGCGAATTTCTCCTGAGTTCTAATGTTCAGTTAGGAGCTTCTTATGGGGTTTCTCAGCTTGCAGGAGAACGAGTAGCTCTAGCAACTAGGGGAATGGCTACTTTCATTAACGCTAATTCTTATAAAGAAGTAGTCATGGGCCCATCTACTACAATGATGTTGAAAGTTCTCTCAATTTGTCTGGGTCAAACTTTTACACCTGGCGATGAGATTATTGTTACTAATTGTGACCATGAGGCTAATATTGGTGCTTGGGTCGCTCTTGAAAAGCAAGGAATGAAGGTTAAAGTATGGCAAGTTCGCTCAGACACCTTGGAACTTCATTTAGAAGATTTAGAAGCATTGATGAGTAAGCGTACCAAACTAGTAGCCTTGACTCATGCTTCTAATGTTCTGGGAACCATCAACCCGATTAAAGAAATTGCTGCATTTGTCCACGATCGCAACGCAATGATTTGTGTAGATGGTGTAGCTTATGCACCCCACAGATTAGTTGATGTGCAAGATTTAAATGTTGATTTCTATGCTTTGAGTTGTTATAAAGTCTATGGGCCACACCATGCCTTACTTTATGGTAAAGAAGAACATTTATTCAGATTGCCTGGTCTTAACCATTATTTTATTGAACAGACAGATATACCTTATAAATTTCAGTTAGGAAATGTCAATTTTGAATTAAGTTATGGAATGTTAGGTTTATGTGATTATTTAAGTGAATTAGCACAATTGCACTACGGAAATGAAACTGCACCTGATTTGCGAAGTCAAATGGTACAGACATTTGATTTAATTAGCAGACATGAAGAACATATTAGCGATCGCCTCCTAAATTATCTCAATAGCAAGTCTAATGTCCGAATAATTGGTCAATCAAAGGCTGACCGTCAATCCCGTGTGCCAACTATATCTTTTGTCGTAGATGGAGTAAATAGCTCAACTATTCCGGCGAAAGTTGACCAACATTATATAGGAATTCGCTACGGTGACTTTTATGCTAAACGGCTGATCGATTACCTGGGGTTAGCCTCCCAAGGTGGAATAGTTCGGGTGAGTATGGTGCATTACAATACCCTTGAGGAAGTTAACAGTTTGATTGAGGCTTTTGAACAAATATTTTAA
- a CDS encoding DUF4327 family protein has protein sequence MNTTVKYEIEVIKKEALQLVKKRLVNRQQQIYTLCKYIPPRDWVHFELELEKNEFLLRDRIIDLLNHESWEDDLGCI, from the coding sequence ATGAACACTACAGTTAAATACGAGATTGAGGTTATCAAGAAAGAAGCACTTCAACTGGTTAAAAAACGACTTGTTAACCGTCAACAGCAAATTTATACCCTCTGTAAATATATTCCTCCTCGTGACTGGGTTCATTTTGAGCTTGAGTTAGAAAAAAACGAATTTCTACTCAGAGATAGAATTATCGATCTACTGAATCACGAATCGTGGGAAGATGATCTAGGCTGCATTTAG
- the tilS gene encoding tRNA lysidine(34) synthetase TilS: protein MVWTPLHAKIHRTIRSRHLFERNQRLLIAVSGGQDSLCLIKLLLDLQSKWGWHLGIAHCDHRWRSDSEANAKHVENLAKTWGIFFYLETANKAINSEATARDWRYQALCAIAQANNYQYIVTGHTASDRAETLLYNLIRGTGADGLQALTWQRPLTTGIMLVRPLLEITRSQTEQFCQEFKLPIWEDSTNQDLQYARNRIRQELLPYLRDNFNPQVESALAQTAELLQAEVEYLEKAAQQLREEALGMGENEKLPLSPLLPLRLNRRVLQKAPLALQRRVMRQVLQQILTDAPSFEHIEKLTALIIAPNRSQTDPFPGGAIAQVEGDWICIRGNGD, encoded by the coding sequence ATGGTATGGACGCCCCTACATGCAAAAATCCATCGCACCATCCGATCGCGCCACTTATTTGAGCGCAACCAGCGTCTATTAATCGCTGTCTCCGGCGGACAGGATTCTCTGTGTTTAATAAAATTACTTTTAGATTTACAATCTAAATGGGGATGGCATTTAGGTATCGCTCACTGCGATCATCGCTGGCGTTCTGACTCCGAAGCTAATGCTAAACACGTCGAAAATTTAGCTAAAACTTGGGGTATATTTTTTTATTTAGAAACAGCGAACAAAGCAATAAATAGTGAAGCTACTGCACGCGATTGGCGATATCAAGCTTTATGTGCGATCGCCCAAGCAAATAATTATCAATATATAGTTACAGGACACACTGCAAGCGATCGCGCCGAAACTCTCCTCTACAATTTAATTCGCGGTACTGGTGCTGATGGTTTGCAGGCACTGACTTGGCAACGTCCCCTGACTACAGGCATTATGTTAGTGCGTCCACTTTTAGAAATCACTCGCTCACAAACAGAACAATTTTGTCAAGAATTTAAATTGCCAATTTGGGAAGATTCCACCAATCAAGATTTGCAATATGCCCGTAACCGCATTCGTCAAGAATTATTACCATATTTGCGAGATAATTTCAACCCTCAAGTAGAATCAGCCTTAGCCCAAACAGCAGAACTGCTGCAAGCAGAAGTAGAATATTTAGAAAAAGCTGCCCAGCAATTGCGGGAAGAGGCATTGGGCATGGGTGAGAATGAAAAATTACCTCTTTCTCCCCTGCTCCCCTTACGCTTAAATCGTCGGGTATTACAGAAAGCACCACTGGCGTTGCAACGTCGGGTGATGCGTCAGGTATTGCAGCAAATACTGACTGATGCCCCCAGTTTTGAACATATCGAAAAATTAACGGCTCTAATTATAGCGCCCAACCGATCGCAAACCGATCCATTTCCTGGTGGTGCGATCGCTCAAGTAGAAGGTGACTGGATCTGTATAAGGGGTAATGGAGACTAG